The genomic DNA GGTTGCAAAATTTTGAGCTTGGAGTGGCTTTCCGACAGCAGTATGGGGCATTGTTGAACAACTTTACTGAGCAAGGTGCTTTGCCTGTATTCAGAACTGAGAGTCAAGTAAGTTTTTCAGGGTGATGATGCAAGTGACAGAGGTAGCTGACAGGTTTCCTCACAGGATCGTATGGTCAAGACTGCTGAAAACTTTGCTGCTGGCTTCTTTGGCGTCCCCGAGTACCTCGACCAAGTGAGCATCGAGCTCATGGTGGAGACAAGTGGCGTGAACAACACGGGTGCGCCATACGAGACGTGCCCCAACTCCAACATTGCCTCCCGCGGTTCCCTCGGTTCTACCGCTGCTTCTGCATTCGCCAAGGAGGCTTTCAGCGGTACCGTCTCTCGACTCCAAAGCCACGTTGACGGTGTCGAGTTTGACACGACCGATGTGATTTCTATGCTCCAGCTATGCTCTTATGAGACTGATGCGCTCGGCTACTCTGCGTTCTGCCGTCTCTTCACCGAGGAAGATTTCAAAAACTATGAGTATTATTACGATCTCAGTTTCTACTACAACAATGGTGCCGGTTCTCCCGTAGCTGCTGCGCAAGGTAAAGGCTTCCTCGAAGAGTTTGTCGCCCGTTTCACCCAGACGCCTATCACTTCTTCCGACTCTAGCGTGAACACCACCCTCGACAGCAACCCGATCTACTTCCCGCTCAACCAATCCATCTATGCGGATGCGACCCATGAAGTCGTCTTGCTCGATACGTTTACCGCTTTCAACTTGAGTGCGCTTTTCAGTACGGGCCCGCTTCCTGTCGATAAGCGTGTGGAAGGGTCTTCATTTGTGGCTTCGCAGGTGGTGCCTTTTGGGACGCACATGGTTGTTCAAGTTCTAGAGTGTGCGGACCAGACGCCTAGCAAACAGATGCGGTTCATGATGTGAGTTTTAGTTTTTTTAAAACAACTCGTCTTGTTACAAAAGCTGACTGGTTCAAcccctccctctctcccaacCCAGTAATGATGCCGTCCTTCCTCTTGATAAGAGTTACGAAGGGTGCGAATGGAACAAGGATGGAATGTGCGCTTTCGACACGGTCGTTGCTGCTCTTCAGAAACGTATCGCTGAGATCGACTATGACTATGACTGTAATGGAAACTAGTAAGTGGTTGATTTTGCGTATTATTTCTTTGCTGATGAGTTGCTGGGGAAAATTAGCACTGTTGAGGCTGGACATGATTATAATGGGCGTGCTCCTCGAGCGTAAGGGTCAAACTATCATACCACCACACTAGAAggttgagaggaagatggaaggacGCGGATGGAAATTTACTTATAGTAAGGGTCAAGAGATGACTGAAGATTcaaagaggaggatcaAAAAGCCTAAAGAATATATTCTGGAAAAGGGCATCAAAATGGGACAGTATAATTTCTGAGGACTTTGTTGACGGGGAAAATAAAATAGTAATTCTAGACTGCAAATAGAGAATGGGTATATAGGAAGTGTTTACATGCGTATAATAATGAAATTGGTCTCAAGTTGTGATCTCTTTCAAGTGGCCGAGGCATGGTCCATATCTCGTGGTAAATTATATCCGCAACTGAGTTGTTCTATGGTGTTGCTTAATTAGCATGCACGCATCCTACCTTTAAAAAGGTTATTTGCTTTGTTGTGCTCTTGCGGTGACATCGGCGAGGCGGTGAGCATAAAACGGACAAGGTTTGGAGTGATCGTTGATATGATAATACGTGCCTGAATTTGCCCACTGAGAGATCTAGCGATGTCATGAGTGAAGTCATGGTTTGCGCTGT from Cryptococcus neoformans var. neoformans JEC21 chromosome 3 sequence includes the following:
- a CDS encoding acid phosphatase, putative, translating into MRSAALFALLPILVNAAAVERRTADSNVGSTTSDVFPPAGTSVNSKLFPPESVVGYAGATVTGAEPAAAATAAAYAYNDGTSNNFPLVADQPKDSNSEDFDVFKQWGNLSPWYSVPSSFYGLNDTSPLIPDSCSITQVHLLYRHGARYPTSGAGPSTFAAKLANATAQDGGFTAKGDLDFLNKWTYKLGAELLTPFGRLQNFELGVAFRQQYGALLNNFTEQGALPVFRTESQDRMVKTAENFAAGFFGVPEYLDQVSIELMVETSGVNNTGAPYETCPNSNIASRGSLGSTAASAFAKEAFSGTVSRLQSHVDGVEFDTTDVISMLQLCSYETDALGYSAFCRLFTEEDFKNYEYYYDLSFYYNNGAGSPVAAAQGKGFLEEFVARFTQTPITSSDSSVNTTLDSNPIYFPLNQSIYADATHEVVLLDTFTAFNLSALFSTGPLPVDKRVEGSSFVASQVVPFGTHMVVQVLECADQTPSKQMRFMINDAVLPLDKSYEGCEWNKDGMCAFDTVVAALQKRIAEIDYDYDCNGNYTVEAGHDYNGRAPRA